One window of Mycoplasmopsis gallopavonis genomic DNA carries:
- a CDS encoding putative quinol monooxygenase translates to MIFVKATTYVINPEKMKPFLDYLYVLTKKTRMLEMNLSFEYGIQEDDKVVLVERWSTEKDCQDYLRNPEFKEEIETLEKMSKKVINLYQFTTIK, encoded by the coding sequence ATGATTTTTGTTAAGGCAACTACATATGTCATTAATCCGGAAAAAATGAAACCTTTTTTAGATTATCTTTATGTTTTAACTAAGAAAACTCGCATGTTAGAAATGAATCTTTCATTCGAATACGGAATTCAAGAAGATGATAAAGTGGTTTTAGTTGAAAGATGATCAACAGAAAAAGATTGTCAGGATTATTTAAGAAACCCAGAGTTTAAAGAAGAAATTGAAACATTAGAAAAAATGTCTAAAAAAGTAATTAATTTGTATCAATTTACAACAATAAAATAG
- the metG gene encoding methionine--tRNA ligase, protein MKKRFYITTPIYYASGNLHIGHLYTTTLAWTIANYKKLAGYEVLMLTGSDEHGQKIFQKATENGKEPQLFVDELCQKYKQMWVDFGIDYDLYSRTTNLKHKQSIQHIFSQFLDQKYIYKDQYQGLYSVSDEEFLTETQAVHKDGKFYHPTSGHELINVAEESYFFDMKMFSEWLIEYFKTHPNFVLPQKIVNEMMNNFLLKDLDNLSVTRTNVEWGIKTLEDPKHTLYVWLDALCNYITALGYDPQNQKQPELFENFWQDPNTEVVHLLGKEIARFHMIYWPIFLKALNLRLPSTIQAHGWIADAQGRKMSKSLNNIVDPYELLSKYHPEMIKYFLTSQFVLGDDANFDENRFVDVINADLINNFGNLVSRTLKMKSNSFTNPLHYQVSDLEVDKLIESKILESKSEYTKNFDQFKIDKALKVAINLASELNKYIDETKPWTLKDDLSRLEQILVRLLNGIYAVSTYLQVVLPQKIRDVEKALNVNSFSLDFIDNFAKFDNINQADSFMFFERIKK, encoded by the coding sequence ATGAAAAAAAGATTTTATATAACAACACCAATTTATTATGCAAGTGGTAATTTACATATCGGCCATCTTTACACAACCACTTTAGCTTGAACAATTGCGAATTATAAAAAACTTGCTGGCTATGAAGTTTTAATGTTAACAGGAAGTGATGAACACGGACAAAAAATTTTCCAAAAAGCAACTGAAAATGGCAAAGAACCACAACTTTTTGTTGATGAACTTTGTCAGAAATATAAACAAATGTGAGTAGATTTTGGAATTGATTATGATTTATATTCACGAACCACTAATCTTAAACACAAACAAAGTATTCAACATATTTTTAGTCAATTTCTTGACCAAAAATATATTTATAAAGATCAGTATCAAGGTCTTTATTCAGTTAGTGATGAAGAGTTTTTAACAGAAACACAAGCAGTACATAAAGATGGAAAATTTTATCACCCAACAAGTGGTCATGAGTTAATTAATGTTGCTGAAGAAAGTTATTTCTTTGACATGAAAATGTTTAGCGAGTGATTAATCGAATATTTTAAGACTCATCCAAATTTTGTTTTACCGCAAAAAATAGTTAATGAAATGATGAATAACTTTCTTTTAAAAGACCTTGACAATTTATCAGTTACTCGTACTAATGTCGAATGAGGAATTAAGACATTAGAAGATCCTAAGCATACTTTATATGTTTGACTTGATGCTCTTTGCAACTACATTACTGCTCTTGGATATGATCCCCAAAATCAAAAACAACCTGAATTATTTGAAAACTTTTGACAAGATCCAAACACAGAAGTGGTTCATCTTTTAGGAAAAGAAATCGCTCGTTTTCACATGATTTATTGACCAATTTTTCTTAAAGCTTTAAATTTAAGACTTCCAAGTACAATTCAAGCTCACGGTTGAATTGCTGATGCCCAAGGACGAAAAATGTCTAAGTCACTAAACAACATTGTTGATCCATACGAATTATTAAGTAAATACCATCCTGAAATGATTAAGTATTTCTTAACTTCACAATTTGTTTTAGGAGATGATGCTAATTTTGATGAAAATCGTTTCGTGGATGTTATTAATGCAGATTTAATTAATAATTTTGGAAATTTAGTTTCTCGTACTTTAAAAATGAAATCAAATTCATTTACTAATCCACTTCATTATCAAGTTTCAGATTTAGAAGTTGATAAACTTATTGAAAGTAAAATTTTAGAATCAAAAAGTGAATATACTAAAAACTTTGATCAATTTAAGATTGATAAAGCCTTAAAAGTTGCAATTAATTTAGCTAGTGAATTAAATAAATATATTGACGAAACTAAACCTTGAACCTTAAAAGATGATTTATCTAGATTAGAACAAATTTTAGTAAGATTGCTCAATGGAATTTATGCAGTAAGTACTTATTTACAAGTGGTTTTACCGCAAAAAATTCGTGATGTGGAAAAAGCATTGAATGTTAATAGTTTTTCATTAGATTTTATTGATAATTTCGCTAAATTTGATAACATTAATCAGGCAGATTCTTTCATGTTCTTTGAAAGAATTAAAAAATAA